The following are encoded in a window of Vespula pensylvanica isolate Volc-1 chromosome 2, ASM1446617v1, whole genome shotgun sequence genomic DNA:
- the LOC122626928 gene encoding uncharacterized protein LOC122626928, whose translation MKIENMENLQPGDRDRQDNQNDLQKEVPNIPNNHEELMIEDNGHRNRSSKTKCRCKKRKRRLRLSRNPFIIFYLKMYFESPCKRVVDVAREAGKIWCRMTSAQKQKYIRLARKLQCRKR comes from the exons atgaaaatagaaaatatggaaaatcTTCAGCCAGGTGATAGAGACAG GCAGGACAATCAGAATGATTTACAAAAGGAAGTACCTAATATACCTAATAACCATGAAGAACTGATGATCGAGGATAACGGACATCGGAACAGATCGTCGAAAACAAAATGTCGAtgtaaaaaacgaaaacgaaggtTGAGACTATCTCGTAATCCCTTTATCATCTTTTATCTGAAGATGTATTTCGAATCACCGTGTAAACGAGTGGTGGATGTAGCTCGCGAGGCTGGTAAGATATGGTGTCGCATGACTAGTGcacaaaaacaaaagtatatcAGACTCGCGAGAAAATTGCAATGTAGAAAACGCTGA